The Gordonia sp. KTR9 genome contains a region encoding:
- the gap gene encoding type I glyceraldehyde-3-phosphate dehydrogenase has protein sequence MTVRVGVNGFGRIGRNFFRAVEAQKALGTTDIEIVAVNDLTDNATLAHLLKFDSILGRLSDDVSLEGDDTIVVGEQKIKALEVKEGPAAIPWGDLGVDVVVESTGIFTARAKAQGHLDAGAKKVIISAPASDEDITIVMGVNDDKYDGSQNIISNASCTTNCLGPLAKVLNDEFGIVKGLMTTIHAYTQDQNLQDGPHKDLRRARAAAINIVPTSTGAAKAIGLVLPELKGKLDGYALRVPIPTGSVTDLTAQLSKTATADEINAALKAAADGPLKGILKYYDAPIVSSDIVTDPHSSLFDAGLTKVIDDQAKVVSWYDNEWGYSNRLVDLIGLVGKSL, from the coding sequence GTGACTGTTCGGGTAGGCGTCAACGGATTCGGCCGGATCGGCCGCAACTTCTTCCGCGCCGTCGAAGCGCAAAAAGCTTTGGGCACCACCGACATCGAGATCGTCGCGGTCAACGACCTGACCGACAACGCGACCCTCGCGCACCTGCTGAAGTTCGACTCCATCCTCGGTCGCCTCTCCGACGACGTCTCCCTCGAGGGCGACGACACCATCGTCGTCGGCGAGCAGAAGATCAAGGCCCTCGAGGTCAAAGAAGGCCCGGCCGCGATCCCGTGGGGCGACCTGGGCGTCGACGTGGTCGTCGAGTCGACCGGTATCTTCACCGCGCGCGCCAAGGCGCAGGGACACCTCGATGCCGGCGCCAAGAAGGTCATCATCTCCGCCCCGGCGTCGGATGAGGACATCACGATCGTCATGGGCGTGAACGACGACAAGTACGACGGCAGCCAGAACATCATCTCCAACGCCTCGTGCACCACCAACTGCCTCGGCCCGCTGGCGAAGGTCCTCAACGACGAGTTCGGCATCGTCAAGGGCCTCATGACCACGATCCACGCGTACACCCAGGACCAGAACCTGCAGGACGGCCCGCACAAGGACCTGCGTCGCGCGCGCGCCGCCGCCATCAACATCGTGCCGACCTCGACCGGTGCCGCCAAGGCCATCGGCCTGGTCCTCCCGGAGCTGAAGGGCAAGCTCGACGGCTACGCGCTGCGTGTCCCGATCCCCACCGGTTCGGTCACCGACCTCACCGCACAGCTGTCGAAGACCGCCACCGCCGACGAGATCAACGCAGCGCTCAAGGCAGCTGCCGACGGTCCGCTCAAGGGCATCCTCAAGTACTACGACGCGCCGATCGTCTCGTCCGACATCGTCACCGACCCGCACAGCTCGCTGTTCGACGCCGGCCTGACCAAGGTGATCGACGACCAGGCCAAGGTCGTGTCCTGGTACGACAACGAGTGGGGCTACTCCAACCGCCTCGTCGACCTCATCGGTCTCGTCGGCAAGTCGCTCTGA
- a CDS encoding phosphoglycerate kinase: protein MGVPTLKDLLEEGVSGRGVLVRSDFNVPLDGSTITDPGRILASLPTLNALIDAGAKVIITAHLGRPKGEPDPEFSLAPVAARLGEELGRNVQLAGDVVGTDALARAEGLTDGDVLLLENIRFDPRETSKDDAEREALAKALVELVGDDGAFVSDGFGVVHRKQASVYDVAKLLPHYAGELVAAEVEVLSKLTDEVTRPYAVVLGGSKVSDKLGVIEALAPKVDTLVIGGGMAFTFLAAQGYSVGTSLLQEDQIDVCKSLLERFGDVIHLPVDVVVADKFAADAESDTVASDAIPDGWMGLDIGPESVKRFAAVLSGAKTIFWNGPSGVFEFEKFSSGTRGVAEAIAGATGNGAFTVVGGGDSAAAVRTLGLPDSDFSHISTGGGASLEYLEGKELPGLKVLES, encoded by the coding sequence ATGGGTGTTCCCACTCTGAAAGACCTTCTGGAGGAAGGTGTTTCGGGCAGGGGTGTGCTGGTCCGGTCGGATTTCAACGTCCCGCTCGACGGGTCGACGATCACCGATCCGGGTCGCATCCTCGCGTCCCTGCCGACGCTCAACGCGCTCATCGACGCCGGTGCGAAGGTGATCATCACCGCGCACCTGGGTCGTCCGAAGGGCGAGCCGGACCCGGAGTTCTCGCTGGCCCCGGTCGCCGCCCGGCTCGGCGAGGAACTCGGCCGCAACGTGCAGCTCGCCGGTGACGTCGTCGGAACCGACGCGCTGGCACGCGCGGAAGGGCTCACCGACGGCGACGTCCTGCTGCTGGAGAACATCCGCTTCGATCCGCGGGAGACCTCCAAGGACGATGCCGAACGCGAGGCGCTCGCCAAGGCGCTCGTCGAGCTCGTCGGCGATGACGGCGCGTTCGTCTCCGACGGTTTCGGAGTGGTGCACCGCAAGCAGGCCTCGGTCTACGACGTCGCCAAGCTGCTCCCGCACTACGCGGGTGAGCTCGTCGCCGCCGAGGTCGAGGTGCTGTCGAAGCTCACCGACGAGGTCACGCGTCCCTACGCCGTCGTCCTCGGCGGCTCGAAGGTCTCGGACAAGCTCGGCGTCATCGAGGCCTTGGCACCCAAGGTCGACACCCTGGTCATCGGCGGCGGAATGGCGTTCACGTTCCTTGCCGCGCAGGGGTATTCGGTCGGCACCTCGCTCCTGCAGGAAGATCAGATCGATGTCTGCAAGAGCCTGCTCGAGCGGTTCGGCGACGTCATCCACCTGCCCGTCGACGTCGTGGTGGCCGACAAGTTCGCCGCCGACGCCGAGTCGGACACGGTGGCCTCCGACGCGATTCCGGACGGCTGGATGGGACTCGACATCGGGCCGGAGTCGGTGAAGCGGTTCGCCGCGGTGCTGTCCGGTGCCAAGACCATCTTCTGGAACGGTCCGTCGGGGGTGTTCGAGTTCGAGAAGTTCTCGTCGGGCACCCGCGGTGTCGCCGAGGCCATCGCCGGCGCGACCGGGAACGGCGCGTTCACCGTGGTCGGTGGCGGCGACTCGGCCGCCGCCGTGCGCACGCTCGGCCTGCCCGACTCCGACTTCTCGCACATCTCCACCGGAGGTGGCGCGTCGCTGGAGTACCTCGAGGGCAAGGAACTGCCCGGTCTCAAGGTCCTGGAGAGCTGA
- a CDS encoding gluconeogenesis factor YvcK family protein — MSSAEPRIVALGGGHGLYATLTAMRYLSADITAVVTVADDGGSSGRLRAELGLIPPGDLRMALAALMSTPEGLEDGQPADPVVRRRHELWAEVLQHRFGGRGALAGHPIGNLLLAGLTEVLGDTVGALAELRAIFGITGHVLPMSTVPLDIEADVSGLEADPRISREIRGQVAVATTPGKVRRVRLLPDDPPACESALAAIESADLVMLGPGSWFSSVIPHVLVPEQLKALQRSRARKVLVVNLAPEPGETPGFSVERHLHVLHAHANTFRVDHVLVDASSVPAGRERDHLERAAGLFGAELNVGDVAVPGRQVHDPAKVAAVVNELCEGELTRYSGRADA; from the coding sequence ATGAGTTCCGCCGAGCCGCGGATCGTCGCCCTCGGCGGCGGACACGGCCTCTACGCGACGCTGACCGCGATGCGCTACCTCAGTGCCGACATCACCGCGGTGGTCACCGTCGCCGACGACGGGGGATCGTCGGGGCGACTGCGTGCCGAACTCGGACTCATCCCACCCGGTGACCTGCGAATGGCGCTCGCCGCGTTGATGAGTACCCCCGAGGGGCTCGAGGATGGACAGCCCGCCGATCCGGTCGTCCGCCGCCGCCACGAACTGTGGGCCGAGGTCCTCCAGCACCGATTCGGCGGCCGCGGGGCCCTGGCCGGACATCCCATCGGCAACCTGCTCCTCGCCGGACTCACCGAGGTGCTCGGCGACACGGTCGGGGCGCTCGCGGAGTTGCGGGCGATCTTCGGCATCACGGGACACGTGCTGCCCATGTCGACCGTGCCGCTCGACATCGAGGCCGACGTCTCGGGACTCGAGGCCGATCCGCGCATCAGCCGTGAGATCCGCGGGCAGGTCGCGGTCGCCACCACCCCCGGCAAGGTGCGTCGTGTACGGCTGCTGCCGGACGATCCGCCGGCCTGCGAATCGGCCCTCGCGGCAATCGAATCGGCCGATCTGGTGATGTTGGGGCCGGGCTCGTGGTTCTCGAGCGTGATCCCGCACGTCCTGGTGCCCGAGCAGCTGAAGGCCTTGCAGCGCAGCCGTGCTCGCAAGGTGCTGGTGGTCAACCTGGCTCCCGAGCCGGGGGAGACCCCGGGGTTCTCGGTCGAGCGACACCTCCACGTGCTGCACGCCCACGCGAACACGTTCCGCGTCGACCATGTCCTCGTGGACGCGTCGTCGGTCCCGGCCGGGCGTGAACGTGATCACCTCGAGCGTGCGGCCGGATTGTTCGGTGCGGAGCTGAATGTCGGGGACGTCGCGGTGCCCGGCCGTCAGGTCCATGACCCGGCGAAAGTCGCCGCCGTGGTGAACGAACTGTGCGAAGGTGAATTGACCCGTTACTCTGGCCGAGCGGACGCCTGA
- the rapZ gene encoding RNase adapter RapZ, which yields MSDHTEAESTVTAEQTGTDFTVLFVTGMSGAGRSTAANVLEDDGWYVADNVPPSLISTMVGMVREDDPSITRLAMVLRASDDNLAHQLEQLRDRLEQSGIRTRLLYLDASDQVLVRRFEQVRRRHPLQGKETLVEGIARERAILAPIKNVADLVVETSALTAAKLRAIVEGVAPGDTEPRLSIVVQSFGFKYGLPIDSDLVADVRFLPNPHWIDELRDHNGREAPVRDYVLGQPDADGFLDHYTGLVSIVGRGYLREGKRYMTISVGCTGGKHRSVAIAEELSARLRRAVDDAGLASYDVRVMHRDLGRE from the coding sequence ATGAGTGACCACACCGAAGCGGAGAGCACGGTGACCGCGGAGCAGACCGGGACCGACTTCACCGTGCTGTTCGTGACGGGGATGTCCGGCGCGGGACGATCCACCGCGGCGAACGTGCTCGAGGACGACGGCTGGTACGTCGCCGACAACGTGCCGCCCTCACTGATCTCGACGATGGTCGGGATGGTGCGGGAGGACGATCCCTCGATCACGCGGCTCGCCATGGTGCTGCGCGCCTCCGACGACAACCTCGCCCACCAACTCGAGCAACTGCGGGACCGTCTCGAACAGTCCGGGATCCGCACCCGACTGCTGTATCTCGATGCCAGCGATCAGGTGCTGGTTCGCCGGTTCGAACAGGTTCGCCGCCGTCACCCGTTGCAGGGCAAGGAGACCCTCGTCGAGGGGATCGCCCGCGAGCGCGCGATCCTGGCCCCGATCAAGAACGTCGCCGACCTGGTGGTGGAGACCTCGGCGCTGACCGCGGCGAAGCTGCGCGCGATCGTCGAAGGCGTCGCGCCCGGCGACACCGAACCCCGCCTGTCGATCGTGGTGCAGTCGTTCGGCTTCAAATACGGGCTGCCCATCGACTCCGATCTCGTCGCCGATGTCCGGTTCCTGCCCAACCCGCACTGGATCGACGAGCTGCGCGACCACAACGGCCGCGAGGCGCCGGTCCGCGACTACGTGCTCGGTCAGCCGGACGCCGACGGGTTCCTCGACCACTACACCGGACTGGTCTCGATCGTCGGTCGCGGGTATCTGCGAGAAGGCAAGCGCTACATGACGATCAGCGTCGGATGCACCGGTGGCAAGCACCGCAGTGTGGCCATCGCCGAGGAGTTGTCGGCTCGTCTGCGCCGCGCCGTCGACGACGCCGGGCTCGCGTCCTACGACGTACGGGTCATGCATCGCGACCTGGGGCGCGAATGA
- the tpiA gene encoding triose-phosphate isomerase: MAQRKPLIAGNWKMNLNHLEAIALVQKIAFALPAKYFDKVDVTVIPPFTDIRSVQTVVDGDKLLLTYGAQDLSAHDSGAYTGEISGAFLAKLGCTFVVVGHSERRTLHGETDEVVLAKTKAALKHELTPIVCIGEGLDVREAGEHVAYNVAQLKGSLAGLSAAEIAKTVIAYEPVWAIGTGRVAGADDAQEVCKAIREALVDIADADTAASVRILYGGSVNAKNVGDLVGRPDVDGALVGGASLKSDEFATLSAIAAGGPLP, from the coding sequence ATGGCACAGCGTAAGCCGCTCATCGCGGGCAACTGGAAGATGAACCTGAACCATCTCGAGGCGATCGCGCTGGTGCAGAAGATCGCGTTCGCGCTGCCGGCGAAGTACTTCGACAAGGTCGACGTGACGGTGATCCCGCCGTTCACCGACATCCGCAGCGTGCAGACCGTCGTCGACGGGGACAAGCTGCTGCTCACCTACGGTGCGCAGGATCTGTCCGCACACGACTCGGGTGCCTATACGGGCGAGATCAGCGGCGCGTTCCTCGCGAAGCTCGGCTGCACGTTCGTGGTCGTCGGGCACTCCGAGCGGCGCACGCTGCACGGTGAGACCGACGAGGTCGTGCTCGCCAAGACCAAGGCCGCGCTCAAGCACGAGCTCACGCCGATCGTGTGCATCGGCGAGGGGCTCGACGTCCGCGAGGCCGGCGAGCACGTGGCGTACAACGTCGCGCAGCTCAAGGGCTCGCTCGCCGGTCTGTCCGCCGCCGAGATCGCCAAGACCGTCATCGCCTACGAGCCGGTCTGGGCGATCGGCACCGGTCGGGTGGCCGGCGCGGACGACGCGCAAGAGGTCTGCAAGGCCATCCGTGAGGCCCTGGTGGACATCGCCGACGCCGACACCGCGGCATCGGTGCGCATCCTCTACGGCGGATCGGTCAACGCCAAGAATGTCGGCGACCTGGTCGGACGACCGGACGTCGACGGCGCGCTGGTGGGCGGGGCCTCGCTGAAGTCCGACGAGTTCGCGACGCTGTCGGCGATCGCCGCGGGTGGCCCCTTGCCCTGA
- the whiA gene encoding DNA-binding protein WhiA, with translation MAMTAAVKDELSRLSVTQVSSRRAEVSALLRFAGGLHIVAGRVVVEAEVDMGNVARRLRREIHDLYGYASDVHVLRGGGLRKSARYIVRITKDGEGLARQTGLLDLRGRPVRGLPAQVVGGSVADAEAAWRGAFLAHGSLTEPGRSSALEVSCPGPEAALALVGAARRLGVTAKAREVRGADRVVIRDGEAIGALLTRMGAHDTRLVWEERRMRREVRATANRLANFDDANLRRSARAAVAAAARVERALDILGDEVPDHLIAAGQLRITHRQASLEELGQLADPPMTKDAVAGRIRRLLSMADKKARQDGIPDTESAVTSELLDEA, from the coding sequence GTGGCGATGACGGCGGCGGTGAAGGACGAACTCAGTCGCCTGTCGGTGACTCAGGTGAGTTCTCGGAGAGCCGAGGTGTCGGCGTTGCTGCGTTTCGCCGGCGGCCTGCACATCGTCGCGGGTCGCGTGGTGGTCGAGGCCGAGGTCGACATGGGCAACGTGGCGCGTCGCTTGCGCCGCGAGATCCACGACCTCTACGGCTATGCCTCGGATGTCCACGTCCTGCGCGGCGGCGGGCTACGGAAATCGGCGCGCTACATCGTGCGGATCACCAAGGACGGCGAAGGCCTGGCACGGCAGACCGGACTGCTCGACCTGCGCGGCCGGCCGGTGCGCGGACTGCCCGCACAGGTCGTCGGCGGCAGCGTCGCCGACGCCGAGGCCGCCTGGCGCGGAGCGTTTCTCGCGCACGGCTCGCTCACCGAACCCGGTCGGTCGTCGGCTCTGGAAGTCAGCTGTCCCGGACCGGAGGCGGCACTCGCCCTGGTCGGCGCGGCACGGAGGCTCGGAGTCACGGCCAAGGCGCGCGAGGTCCGCGGCGCCGACCGGGTCGTCATCCGCGACGGCGAGGCCATCGGCGCGTTGCTGACCCGCATGGGTGCCCACGACACGAGGCTCGTCTGGGAAGAACGCCGTATGCGGCGGGAGGTCCGCGCCACCGCGAACCGCCTCGCCAACTTCGACGACGCGAACCTGCGTCGATCGGCGCGCGCGGCCGTCGCGGCCGCGGCCCGGGTGGAACGCGCACTGGACATCCTCGGCGACGAGGTGCCCGACCATCTCATCGCGGCTGGGCAGCTTCGCATCACGCACCGGCAGGCGTCTCTCGAGGAGCTCGGTCAGCTCGCCGACCCGCCGATGACCAAGGACGCCGTTGCCGGACGAATCCGCCGGCTGCTGTCGATGGCCGACAAGAAGGCCCGCCAGGACGGGATCCCCGACACCGAGTCCGCGGTCACCTCCGAGCTGCTCGACGAGGCCTGA
- the secG gene encoding preprotein translocase subunit SecG: MQGALDIGLIVTSVLLIVLILLHRGKGGGLSSLFGGGVQSSLSGSSVVERNLDRLTIFVGLIWVIFIVGVGVDIKLSG, translated from the coding sequence GTGCAAGGTGCACTCGACATCGGATTGATCGTGACCAGCGTGTTGCTGATCGTGCTCATCCTGCTGCACCGCGGCAAGGGTGGCGGTCTGTCGTCGCTGTTCGGCGGCGGTGTCCAGTCCAGCCTGTCGGGCTCGAGCGTTGTCGAACGCAACCTCGACCGGCTCACCATCTTCGTCGGACTGATCTGGGTGATCTTCATCGTCGGCGTCGGCGTCGACATCAAACTGTCCGGATAG